One Ranitomeya variabilis isolate aRanVar5 chromosome 4, aRanVar5.hap1, whole genome shotgun sequence genomic window, agaacatatctgcaccaaaatgatatcaataaaattgtcagcttggcgcgcaaaaaataagccttcacccaacctgagatcccaaaaaatggagacactatggaccTTGGGGAAAATAGTGGCAagctatttggatttttttttttcaccacttaaataaagaagaacctataaatgtttggtgtctatgaacttgtaatgacttggagaaaaaaaaaaaaaagtaagtgtgggattgcactttttttgcaatttcaccgcactttgaactttttactgttttccagtacacaatatggtaaaaccaatggtgtcgttcaaaagtacaacttgtcccacaaaaaaacaagccctcatatggccatattgttggaaaaaataaaagttataactctgggaggaaggggagcaaaaaatgaaaacttaaaatcggaaaaacccaaggtggtgaatggGTTAAACAGAGTTGTCTAGGTCTACTTTATTGATAACCTACATAACCGAAGATAAAAACTAAAttggcaaataccctgcagtaagtaaattaaATGAAAcgtacatgtaaataacacagggtactgGGTTAAcagttgtgataaaaaaaaaaaaaagcttaaaagccaTCCTACCGCGACAAGGAGGACTGTCCCGACTGGGTACAATCTCTGGTATTAAACCTCACCCAGGGTCAGAAGAACTCTGTGTAGATGGGGGCAGAGCAGGATCCAGGCCCGCCTGTGCAGACACCTGCCCGTGGGAAGCTATGTATAGACAAAATGCCCAGCCCACAAAGGGGGAGACACACACCCGTTTGTACAAAAAAAATTAGACACCTTGTCACATGGGGTGGCAATTTTTGCTTTTTTGATAACCGTGTCAACTAAGTAGGCTATGGTATTTACTATCACTTCTAATCTACTTCCTGCAGGGTATTGTttgtatcttaggttttgtctactaggtggccacagtgtgaacatgtaCCTAGATGTCGCATTTATACCAACATATGTTCCGGCTTATTTCTTTCATTTTGTTTAATACTGGTAACCTATCCAACGAGGAGTGGGTGTCCAACACCTGTATGCCTTTGTGATCAGCTTTTAACAGCTCTTTAGCCAGTGACAGTACAGTATTTGGAACTGGAACACCGCACGCCCATTCACTTCATTTACTTTAAAGAGCATCTGTCAACCAGATTTCACCCACCACCACCCCAAATTATTTAAATGTgccagctctttcaaagacaagcccAGTAATTCCTTTTGCATGGCAAGTCGGTTCCTCTTATGGAGAAATCTGGTTTTGAAAttctatgcaaatgaggctgaagatctattgtggatctgaagcctctgtcactccagctccattCAACTAACAATGTATAGCTAATGATCATAGAAATATaccaaattgcttttttttttttacactttaaaaGATTAATTTAACCTTGATACCCAAAACGGATGCAGTGGTAATTATAGAATTCATACTGGTAATATGGGATGGGTTAAACTCTCCTATTGTAGTGGTCAGACTACTGCGGAAGTCGCGCGAGTTATCCATAGTCTCCATTGGGCACTGCTTGGGCCTCCTGTTTAAAGGACCATACTGGACACGGTGTTGAGATTTCGGCTTGGAGGAGGGCTTTGGTGAGTTGCATGTCACAATTACTAAATTGAGCGTTCTGATCCTTCATCTGCCGTCGGCCATAGTGACCAGCTCCATATTTCATGTTGTCGGCGGTTACAGTTTTCTGTTTCTTGTTGCAGGGCTGTTTTATCCAAGCCATACAGAAGCCTCATGTTTACAAAGCCTCAAGTAGGACCCTGCTGACCCTACAACGCAGCGTCGCCATTTGTTTACACCCCCTCTGACTTCCACTTTCATAATCTCCAACAATCTCCAAGGTTCACTTCCACCATGTTCCAACGTTTGACCCGACTGTTCTTCAGCGAGGGACCAGCCAGTGATCCCATAGAACCAAAAGCTTTTGTatccgaggaggaagatgatggcTGGTTAATTATTGATATCCCAGGTAAGACGTGCAACATAACAGGATAATTTTCCACAACCCTATTTCTACTGCTTAGCATTTCCACCATTGGTGCAATTAACATTCCTTGAGTCCTTCTCCGGAGGTCTGCCTTAAATTTAGCTCTAGGAGCTGTGTGCGTCTGCTCTCAGGCACATGATATTTTGTTATGGAAAAAAAGTCTAAGGGAACAACTATGTAGCTCAGTTTCCAGGCAGGGATTTATTAATTTAAAGGGCCATTGCCCCTGGTTCCTTATCCTGCAGCAGACGTTATAGGAAGTCGCAATATTTACCACTGCTTGCTTGATATTTCTCAAGGATTTCCAAAATTTCTTACACCTCAATTGCAGTTTCAATAGTAGCAAAAGTATGCAGTATTTAAAGGAGAATTGTACTCCATAATTTTTCAGGTTCTggatataaaaaaacaacaattattaaagagtaactaaactcttTCATAAATTTTGTTGTTTGTAGGTATTTgctctgtaatctgagagcagcatgatgtgggtgCAGAGTGTCTGATGccattgatgtgtcacttactggacagcTTGATGCATTTTGAGAGAATCtcggttttctctgctgcagatctagccgtGCTCACATGCTGAGCTATGTGTAACCCCGCCTTCACCACTGATTGGTAGTTTCCTGTGTACatggtcagcaagctgccaatccgctgttagggcagggtTATAccgattactagggttgagcgacttttgcttttttaggatcaagttgggttttgtgaaacccgaccttctcgaaagtcggatcgcgtgaaatcggccgattctactgtaaagtcgggttccagaccagaacacaaaacccaatgcaagtcaatctctctctctctcactctcactctcacgctggagtcgggtcgggtttcacgaaacccgactttgccaaaagtcagcgacttttgaaaatgaacgatccgtttcgctcaaccctaccgattaCCTATACTATGTTGGCTTGTACGTCTAGTCTAcagtgatctcctgctgataaaatactgattgtattgaaacgacAGCATGGAGCCTAGTAAGTcacacatccctggaatcgggctgtcttgctctatattatgctgcACTCAGAGTAAATGccaaaaacctgctgtcagattctCTTTTAATTGAAGGTGGGTCTTTGGTTTGAGATACAAGCAGAAAACGTTTACTATTAAATTCATAATTAGAACAATTAAATTCAGGCTGCTCAGAACCAATGGCAAAGGGATGGAAATCTGCATTTTGACATCATTCCCACCACTGTTTTAATCAGCTCTGCTCCCCATTAGAGCTCTAAACCTATGCAAAATCTCTGATGTGGCATGAAGCAGCAGCCACTATGGTCAGCTAACTACCGTGTTTCTCCTAAGATAAGACCTaccctgaaaataagccctaacatgatTTTGCAGGATTTTTGGAGTATGCTTGCAATATAAGGGAGTCAAACTGGGCAATTTCTCAGGGCCCCACTCTCTTAGGTCCCCCCCAGCATTTCTATTCTAAGGTTGACTGCTTAAGGACCTTTGGTGATATCACgctcatgtgaccatgatgtcacaaAGGTCCCTTAACTGCTGAAGTCAAGGAACTGAAGAGGAGGTAGATAGTATGTGTTGTGCGTGTAaatttacatgtgtgtgtgtgatgacaagactatatttgaataaatgttttttgtttttccttgttcaagaataaatgtggattgttcatgtgttttaaaaaaaaaaaaaaatcataccttgTCTTAGTTTAGGAGAAACACGGTATTTGCCTGAGCTGCAAAATATGCTTTGAGCTGATATCCTGTACTACAGTCTTAGTAATTCTATGATCTCCTATCTACTACTCTTTAATAAATTATCTTTTATATCACagtccaaaaaaaacaaaacaaatcaaaATCTGCTATATGCTTTCCAAAAAGGTAGAGACAATCTAAAACTAGGTAGAAAGAATTTTGGCTGCCTCCAGTTTCCTGCCAGGGGAACTGTATACGATTTTAGTCTAGCATTCAATGTATAACCGCATACATTGAATAGGTtgccccacaaacaaacagcacatTTTAATTGATTGATCTTAGAATAAAGTTCCACAATTTGCTGTTAGGgaaaaaaaaagaggggggaaaaaatgttcctgtgcgtgCAGAGATCTGATAAATGTGCCCCTAACATGTGCCGTATCTCACCATGCAGAGCTGATCCAGTTCACGGTTAATACAtgccacagctcctggccagggaaATATTCAGAAATCCCTTTTGATGTGAGTATGCAGATGAAATAGCAGGAGTTTGCAGCTGctactttgtcaggtaacacatttccctgcctgtgttATCATAGGAGTGAGTGTTTCTGCCTTGTACCGGTTTTGTGACCTCATCATAAATGAAGTCCAAGATATATGGGCTCAGCGGTTGCTGGAGCTCCGacatcactgacttgatttatgatgagctcagaaagctggagacgcagcataaacacttgctcctgtgataaaacaggcaagtAAATGTATTGCCTGATAAAGTAGCAGCTGCAAGCCCCTGCTATTTTGTCTGTATAGGAACTTATCATACGTGACTTTTATGCTTCTTCCCCTGGCCAGGAGCTGGGGTATGTGACGTCCATGAACTGGAGCAACTGTACGGTTGGGCACAGAAAATAACAATACATGACAATAAGAGCtcatttataacattatctcagcaAAGGAACATTTTGTTTTATACACATCCAACTGTGGAACTTAATACTCGCAGATCTATTGGTTAAGATGTACTTTGTGGGGCAACCCCTTAAGCACCCTCTAGTGGAAGCTGTAGGcagacagtattttatttttaacgCTATATCTATGCAAAGGATTTGAAACAGTGTATCAGAGAAACAGAActccgatttaaaaaaaataaaaaaatctctatctatatataatttatttatttatttttaaatcaatagaCTGTATCCGTATGACATTAAAGCATAAAAAAACTCACTTTAAGTTTAATCAAAGAGAGACACTTTGTACCACTACTGTATATCATGTTACAAATGGGTGGtcttattaaaaagtaaaaaaaataaaataatcccctTGCGGCCCCTGCTGTTCCTCAGCTCTGCTGCTTGTGTGCCCTGCTGATCAATTGGTAGCAAACTAACTGCAGCAGTAAGGTGACATTGCCTCTTGGTCTTCATGCCTCTTCTCCTGTTGGGTACACGGGTAGTGGGATGGAGAAATGGTAGGGCACAACCTGTTGGTGAGTATGAGAATGGCtgtataatattattatttattattatgcttgACTAGTTTGTACCATAACATACAGTAGTGGACACTCTAGTAGAGCATATGTATGGGCGCTgtcagatggccatataaatcGGACCACAATGCACGGAAATGGCTGGCGGCTCGTCCCACCACAAGCATAACTGCTTTATAGAGCCGCGGACAATTCAAATTTGATCTTGCCCTGATTTATACGTCAGTCAGACTGCTCCCTCAGACAGCCATACAGGGTTAAACTGTGGGTTCTAAGGAAGCAATATGTTGGACTACATATTGTACCTGATATTTCTGGAGAGGACATTATTGAGAAGTACAGTAATATGAGCTGTAGACCTTCTGCCTTCCACGTCTTCTCTCCAGTTTGACATCGGGGACCATATGTATCACATAAACTTTTGGTTCTGGGAGTAATACAGTGGCACCTTTTAAGTATCTGAGTTTAACCCTTTATAACTAGATATTTTATGTGCTTGTCTTTTTTATAACTTTTATAACAGGAATACTTTTTTCCTTGTGACTGATTTGGCTCAATACATTTTGTGGAGACCACATGTTTATGATTTTGTTTAACATGCCTTTGTTCTGGAGATACCGAGGTTAGAACAATATGTGCAATTGATTAATTTGCTCCCATTGCCAGTACTGGTTCTGCTAATTCTCTGCATAGGCCTTTAACGGGTTATGAAGCATGTTACTATTATTCTCTAATGTTACCGTAGCTTAGAAGCCTCCTAACTAAAGAAATAGAGTGAAAATGACCTTCTGATATGTCATAGATACATGTGAGGTCACATCGGTGAAGGTTATAGTTTGCATCAGTATTTATTACTAGAAATTAAAGAATACTTGAAGGCAGCAGTACTAAAAGGGTTTAAAGTGTACGTCATGTTATCCAGTTGAATTATATTAAGAGTTCTTAATCTGTGAAGGGCAAGAATGCAAAAGTAATGATGTGTATTACGCTGAACATACACATTTGGTGTACATCCTCATCATTAGGCTGTAATCAACCGACAATCTAATGTATAGGGGTCCACTGACAATTCCTCTTACTGCAGGTGTCACGGGTACCGGGATCGGGTAGTTGGACTCCTGCTGCCTGATCCTCCTGTTCTAAGCTCCCGCCAGGTGTTTGGGAGTAGCTTACTCAGGTCTTTCTACTACAGATGCGAGCGCACGCTCGACTGAGCTGAGCATGCACGTCAGTGGAGGAGTTTGAGAGAAAGAAATAGCTGATAAGTGTTGTTCAGCTATCTGATGTATATGGCCAGTTAATTGCACACTTTATACTTGCCTTGATATCTCCAAACCAAAGGGTATGACCTGTCAAATGACTTATAAGCAGCATATCTTGTATAGACAGATAATTTTGAGAATGGGAGTTAATAGGCAAAACAAAAATCATTGGTAAGGCTAGACACCTATATAATGTCTATAATGGTTTTCATAACTAATAACTTCCCCATCCTTTTTCCCATTCCCTACCCCTTCTTCTAACACTGTATGTGTGTGGTCCTCCATTTCCTCCACTCCTAACTTGACTCCTTGGCCATATCAGATAGCTACACCTTAACCTCAAGTGGGGAAGATGTGGCAGAAGGCCAAACGGACAGCATTGACTCCAGCCCACTGCCACACTCCCTGGGTGAGAGGATTGGTTGGTCCATACCCCCCCACCCACCCCAATCGATGGACGAGAGCTGGTTCGTTACCCCTCCCCCCTGTTTCACTGCAGAGGGTCCTGGCCACAATGCGGTTGGATGCAGCCCGCTAGAAGACCTCCTGATTGAGCACCCCAGCATGTCCGTATACATCACCAGTGGCAGCATCGTGGTGGAGCAAGAAACCAATGAAATAACCATAACCAGAGACAGGTATGTAATATACATTTACAATAGATATGTATTGTACAAAACAAAGGAGAAAAAGTAGGTGGGGAACAGTTTCTAAACTGGAGGTAAAACAAGGCAATTATCCTCATTATGGAGTGATAGGCTTGGAGTAGAAGTTAGAGGTTGGGGTAAACGGCACACCAGATAGAAATGGGTTTAGAggtatcctaaaggtaccttcacacgaaacgacattataacgatatcgctagcaatccgtgacgttgcagcgtcctcgctagcgatatcgtttcgtttgacacgcagcagcgatcaggatcctgctgtgatgtcgctggtcgctgaataaagtccagaactttatttggtcgtccgatcgctgtgtatcgttgtgtttgaaagcaaaagcaacgataccagcgatattttacactggtaaccagggtaaacatcgggttactaagcgcagggccgcgcttagttacccgatgtttaccctggttactagcgtaaaatgtaaaaaaaacaaacagcacatactcacattgcgtcccctgcagtctgcttcctcctctgactcagcgccgcaaagtgaaagtgaaagcagcacagcggtgacgtcaccgctctgctctcactgtacggcgctcagtcagtcaggaagtggacgcagggggacgtgaatgtaagtatgtgctgtttgttttttttagattttacgctggtaaccagggtaaacatcgggttactaagcgcggccctgcgcttagttacccgatgtttaccctggttaccaggggacctcggcatagttgatcgctggagagcggtctgtgtgacagctctccagcgaccaaacagcgacgctgcagcgatcgacatcgttgtcgctatcgctgcagcgtcgcttcgtgtgaaggtaccttaatactttctataaaggtaccgtcacactaagcaacgtcgccagcgatctgtgacgttgcagcgtcctagggagcgatatcgctgtatttgacacgcagcagcgatcagaatcccgctgtgaaattgctggtcgctgctagaaggtctgcacattatttggtcgctaggtcgccgtgtatcgccgtgtttgacagcaaaagcaaccataccagcgatattttacactggtaaccagggtaaacatcgggttactaagcgcagggccgcgcttagtaacccgatgtttaccctggttaccagcgtaaaagttaaaaaaacaaacagcacatactcaccagcgcgtcccccagcctctgcttcctgacactgactgagcgccggccctaaactgaaagtgaaagcacagcggtgacgtcaccgctgtgctgttagggccggagctcagtcagtgtcaggaagcagaggctgggggacgcgctggtgagtatgtgctgtttgtttttttaacttttacgctggtaaccagggtaaacatcgggttactaagcgcggccctgcgcttagcaacccgatgcttaccctggttacccggggacctcggcatcgttggtcgctggagagcggtctgtgtgacagctctccagcgaccaaacagcgacgctgcagcgatcggcatcgctgtcgctatcgctgcagcgtcgcttaatgtgacggtacctttaggtcatAGAAAAAGCCTTGTAACGTCTACCCCTCTTTTCTGCAGATCACCGTCCAAAACCAGAGTGGAGCGTCGCACACCCCACcatgccagctcagttgctgccaaAGCCGCTATTTTAGGAAAAGTGGGTCAAGTCTCAAGGATCCAACGCGCCAAAGCTATGGTGGATAAGCGCAAGCTAGGACGTAAAAATCTACAGAGGCAGAATCTGGCGCGGGAGTTCCAGGGTCGCAATGCAGTGCGGCACCGCAATTATATGTGCCAACCAAGGCAGCGCCAGTGCAACCACTGACCTTTTAGCTTGTTTACATGAACATGGGCATTATCTTTACCCAGAATTCTCCTGTCCTGCCTCATGGGTTGGCAATACCGtctcatgtatgtatgtatgtatatatatatatatatatatatatatatatatatatttttttttttttcccttacccTAAGCACAAGACCACCAGTCCCCATTGTTTTCATCGTTTTCCCAGTAGTAAACATACCCCAATGACAAGGGTGCTGCAAGTACATAGATTTTCCAGCATCGTTCTTAAGGGAAAAGGTAATCTATACAGTTTGCTGAGAAGTTACCCGAACCCTTGAAAGGCAATATATTTATTTCATTATGTTCAGTTATTATGGTCACACCCAATACTTTAGTCATTGTACAAAAATGTATTCTTGTTATTCGTGTTAACATTGTCTATTTCAGAAATGTTGTCCCTAAACTCTAGTGCCCAAAGGTTTGGCATGTTGCAATACGTACGGTTATATATGAGTCCAAAGGTTAATTGGGTATTTATGACTGGCCTGGCCAAGGCCTCATACAATCCATTTACAATGAATTTTTAGGAGAAACAGATGAACCAAGTTACCCCTCACATGGTCTATTCTATAAACACTGAGTACATAGGTGATGGCACGCAACATACACATCAGATTGCTATAAAGTGACCATCAAGTACACTTCCAACATGTACAGCGAGGTTGTACTGTGTTCCCTTCACTTGCCAGAGGGACCTGCAATGCTTGGCATCAGCAGAAAGTGGTCGCAGGTTGACGTTGGTAAGTGGATGTAGATAAACTGGATAGGAGTGAAGGGATTTGGGACAGATGGGTAATCTGATGAGCCTGACTTGATATAACGGTAATAAGAGAGAGATGATGGTTAGTACGTAAGGCTGCTGTTCAGACTGATGAAGTCAGAACAATTGtggagtacaaaaaaaaaaaaatctacttgaCTATTTCCGTTATATTTTaatcttttagtttttttttagcaaacaattatatatttaatttatatattatatatactactGTCCTATTTTAATACTGCAAGCATCAACACTATTAGAATAAAAAATGCCTCTCCTTAAAATGGCACTGGCCTGATCCCAATGTCATTGTCCAGTATTGCAGCTTAACCTAGCCTCAGTTTAGTCACTTGACTGGGGCAGAGCTGCAATACTAGACCCAACCTGGAGCAAAAGTGGTGCTGTTTATGAGGGGGAAAAAAAGATTTCGTAAATCTTCCTATACTTCCCCTTGTATTAACTGAAAAGCCACATAGTGATTACTCTCCGAACCAGGTCCAGGCTCTTCGTTTGTTACAGCAGCCTTCCTGTCATGCGTAAGAGGACAGCGCCCAAGCATTGCATGTCCCTCATGTACTCAGTGTGTGTACCTTGATTTAGAATGATGGTGTTGGGGTTCATGTACATATATCTGTTGTGTCTGGTTCAGGCATCATTGCCCTGATGGAAAAGTTGTGCACTGTTCCAACGTCCATCGAAGAATCAAACACTGCATCAGACTTTTCTTGATCCGGCCCAACAAATGTTCTGATGCAGAAATTATCCCATTGAAATCAGTAGGGTCAGGGGACAATATAGAATGGCAGCAGCTATGCGGTTACTTGCCATGGTGAATACCGGACCGTGCTGTTGTCTCTGCCCCAGCACTATGTCCAAGTATACAATCTCTACCCATACCATTCAGGCTTCTAGCTGGTGACTGGTATTGGTATGATGCCCTGGCAAAGGAGCCATCATGGCTGCAGACTCCTCCTAGGATTCACATATACAACATTGTACAATTAACCTTCTTAGAGCTGTTAACCTTGTGAGTGCACTAGCACAGAGACGGTGTCACGGACAAAGTTATGACAGAACAAACCTATATCCTGGTAGTGACCTACCCGACAGACTTGTATATAATCACTTCAAAGGTGCTTACTAGAGTAACGTCCTCTAATAGCGTGTACATATTTTAGAACACTATGAAGCATGTGTGAGTATTTGACGACAGCGTTTTCACAAATGAGAATATGCACGGTTGGCGTGATCCATTAGATGCCTCACCGCTACCAGATAGATGTTTTGCTTCATTTTCTTTTATAAAGGACTTCTGTGAATGATGTGTCAACTCGTTTTAGAAGAATTGTGTGCATGTGTGAAGAAGTGTACATTTCTGTGTGGACTCAGGGACCCCATCAACTAGTGAGGAAGCTATCTGGATGTGTGTGACATGAAACATGCTTATCCCCCTACTCGCACAACAGGCAGTCATTTTGGGTGTTTAGCCAATTGCCTATCCATTCTGTTGGAGATGGTGACATCACAGACTCTGCAGTCTATGGGCCCAATTCATGAAGGTattttgccagaattctggtggaaaactcctttaaatgtCACAAAACTTGTGTATCTCCATGACTTGAGTAATATTTCTGGTGGAGATCCACCTACTTAGGTGGTGTGTGCGTCTTATCCTACTCGAACAGAACCTTCATTAATATTGGTATGAAAAGGGCCCTACATATTGGCCTGGCCCTCAAAATCACTGCCTTGAGTGTGTAGGCTCCAAGTCCACTTTATCATGGATATTAACCATGTTGTAACTGTTGAGCTATATTTGGCTCGCTTACTTCAGTGGCAGATGTTTTGCTAACCCCCTCTGACACTGAAAGGGCAGCCATTTTCTCAAGAGAGATAATACTCTTCTCCATCCATTTTGTTGCGGTGGCTAAATGCTACTTACATCTTCATATACTTGTTCGGTATGactagtaaacttttttttttgtattttgtacaaGGAAATTCTATCCTCTGTTCCTGGTCTTTATTTC contains:
- the TP53INP2 gene encoding tumor protein p53-inducible nuclear protein 2 isoform X1, with translation MFQRLTRLFFSEGPASDPIEPKAFVSEEEDDGWLIIDIPDSYTLTSSGEDVAEGQTDSIDSSPLPHSLGERIGWSIPPHPPQSMDESWFVTPPPCFTAEGPGHNAVGCSPLEDLLIEHPSMSVYITSGSIVVEQETNEITITRDRSPSKTRVERRTPHHASSVAAKAAILGKVGQVSRIQRAKAMVDKRKLGRKNLQRQNLAREFQGRNAVRHRNYMCQPRQRQCNH
- the TP53INP2 gene encoding tumor protein p53-inducible nuclear protein 2 isoform X2, producing MFQRLTRLFFSEGPASDPIEPKAFVSEEEDDGWLIIDIPDSYTLTSSGEDVAEGQTDSIDSSPLPHSLEGPGHNAVGCSPLEDLLIEHPSMSVYITSGSIVVEQETNEITITRDRSPSKTRVERRTPHHASSVAAKAAILGKVGQVSRIQRAKAMVDKRKLGRKNLQRQNLAREFQGRNAVRHRNYMCQPRQRQCNH